The DNA window ATTCCAATGTAGAATTAGTATTTGTTTTGGACGAAGAAAAtactagtaaaaaaaaaaaaaacgaatgTACCACTAGTATTGTTAAATAcaagaaacagaaaagaaaaatttgaacCAACGGGTCTGTGACCTGGTGTTGTTTATGTACGTAGAATATGGAAAATTATCTacattttttttggggtaagtGAAAATTATCTACTTGTCAAAGTCTAAAGTATGCAGATATCTCCAAGCGTAGTTGATTTTACATGCAATATTATATGGGCTtagctcctttttttttgttgcccTTTGCGCTTTTGGATAATCCAAATGACTGGATATCATTATTAATTATATTTTccatagaaaagaaaaatgatgctCCCAAGTCCCATCACATCATCATCTTAAATGTAAAGAAGCTCTTCCACGTCATAGAGATAGAGGGACCAAATCTTACTCTGAGATTAGGCTGGATTCATGGGGAGCAGTAAAACTTGAAAATTTGAGCTGTCATATGAGCTCCCTCCCCTGGATGAAGGAGAAGGAATCCAGAAAGTTGGTTTTTTTTAGGGCCATGTTGTGATATTCCTCATAGCATTACAGAAAAATTCCTCCTGCAACTTCTTTACGGGACCGAATCTATACAACTGGTTATCCCATGCAGCTCTCTctgccatatatatatatatatacatatatatattacttTAAAAGCAGCCAAAATCTTCTATAAAGTGAAAGAACTTAACATCAACTTTTTTGCTTCAACAGGACATGTCCTTCTtcttatttatttcctttcctATTTCATTCCGTTTCTCTTTCTAAATTCCGATGTTtctacaatatatatatatatacctctCTTGAAATTACTACTCCTTCAATCCCATTTTGATAgtcctagtttttttttcacacaatttaagaaaaaatagttaactttgttggaaaaacaaatttagattgctattttcctaaaatacccttacattaaataaagttggcttttcatatatcaatatgtTTTGGAAAATCTAAATGCATTAAATGGAGTAGGTTATATTCAATACTAATaatctatattaaataaggtagtttatagtaataacaacttacattaaataaggatattttagaaaaattaaaagacaactaaatttttcaattggaaagtggactacaatttgggaccgatgaaaaaggaaaacaggactatcaaagtgggacggatgGATTACATCTTATTGGATTGTGTTTCTCTTCCTTCATCCTTGCAAAATATTCAATTCAAGCATCTTTCACATTACATTCTTCTGTGCCAGGATACTCCAATTCCTAGACAAAAATCAAAGAATCGAACGTCTTTTGTACCTTTGCTCCCCTCTAGCTCTTCTCTTGGTTACTCATTTTTGCTTGTAATATCTCTTAGTTCATAAGAAAATGTAAGAGAAAAACTGTCTTGGCAGGGTCTAAATACCGAGAAATGGTACAGAAAAAAgtgtccccccccccccccccttttttcttGGTTAGTTCACTTAATTTTGGTATTTTCGATCTTGTCACAATTTGACAAACAGATTTAGATTAGACCTAATTTGTCAGTCTAGCTGTAGATATAGCAATCAAGATTAAACTGCTACGTCGTTCATGTCCATACGATACTTTATTCCTTGTTTGCGACTACAACCATTTTTCAACTCACACTTGCGTTGAAGAAGCTCGCACGCAGGTCTATTATGTAGTCTTCCGCAATAGTTTCCATATGTATACACGTCCTCCTCCTATTATATCTCTTATTAATTCGATCGATTCCAAGTATATTTCCacttttcattgaaaaataaaggtATGATTAAATGTTTGAAGAGAAGTTGGGAGATATTGGTCATTTCAATGCCTAAAGCTTACTCTTGTcctcttatatatatattcttccGACTCTGTGCGTCTTTATTCCCTTGAGACGAGAAACTACCACGAAGCTGCGTACTCACTCAAAAACCCTCCTCCCATTCTTGATTTTGGCTTTATTACATGCACGTCCCGTAACCcgtaagaagaagaagaagaagaagaaaagatacACCACCATGCACGTccccttctctcttttctttctgtcTCTTTCTCTCCCAGCTCGCATTGATATCTAACTCTATAGTACACAATACAGGAAAAGCTCGCATCTAGAATTAGAATAAAGCAATAACAAGTAACAGAAAATTAATAAACTCATCATTTAAAATGTGATTTCTGTTACTGCTATTCCAAGATTCCACATTTCCTAAAGAGATAAGAACTGTATTAAAGCAGCCCACCTAGCCAGCTTATGCTCACCCGCTTTATTGTCAAGGACAGAGGACTAGGACGAAATGTGTAAAATGAGAGTCTGGCAACCTCTTAGGTTCTGCCCCAGTAAATAACACTCTATAACTTCACACCTACAGCAAATTGGGTCTATAGTTACACTGGAAATACAAGCTAGCTAGctgaagaaatttttttttttttaatgtgggCTAAATTAATGATTCAAACGAGGAGAAAAACTGAAAATGTGAAGTACGGATATTTAGTTTCAAGGTCCTATTCTGTCTAGCCTTATGTACCAGGAATAGAGTCTGCAAAAAAAGAATCCTCGTATAAATATTGGATGCTTAGTAAATGATTATCAGTAAAGAAGCCCGGCCATTTTCATACTATAAAATGTTCTCGGATTCTCAGAAGCGGTGTGAAAGTAAGACGGCAACCGGCTTTTAACAAATCATTAAGATATTTCCATTTCTATAAAAGGGAATAATTTGTTTTCCAACAAGTATTCTTCTGCTCATCTAAAAGTGAGTGCCAAGACAACTAACATAGTTTCCGGCTTGCACTTAGCACAAATCCTACAATGTTTTTGTGTAGATAATTAACaacaaaagggcaaaaaaatgTACAAATAgctaaaaataaacaaatagtaAGAATAGGGCGGGCATAAAGATGATACGGTAATCATAGAGGTGATGATTTTCATGCAGAGGGATTTTGCTTTGCTTTACTTAGGTTCATTGGTTTCATCCCCTTCTACATGTCAGAAGAGAGCAGCCTTTTTTcgggtttcttttcttttcttttctcttcccttGTGtgtctctctttctttttccttttctatactcttcttttcttgcttttccAACGGGGATTGGGTTGTCGTACAGTTAGTTCAGTTGAGCCATCAGATCTTAGGACCTTACCAGGCATTTGCTCCAGTGAAAAAGATATATAGATAAAGGGAAAAACTATATAGATGGTCTCTCCTGCAGGCCACTTATTTAAAAGAACTTCAGGAACTTTGCTTCTTCAAGTACTAATGATCATGAGCATGAGTGTGTCTGTGGGTGGTGGTTGTTTTTGGCTGCTTTAGTATGGTTTTATTGCTCCTACCCATGATGATCCGGGTTGTCAGGATCAGGCCAGAATGAGGAGTACTTCAACCATTCTGTCTCTTGTGGGTTTGTGATGGATGACTCCTGCAATAACAATCAAACCATGTGAACCATTTCAGCATTTTGGGGCTTTCCCAATATACAGACTCATCCAACCAAAGAAATTCTTTTTACTCCCTTTTCCTGCGGTGGATTGTGCGTTTCTGTTCATGTgtcttcttttatctttctttctttccttccttccttccttcctacTAAGGGGGACAACACTCGACAAAAAGTTTTCAGTTACAATCTTCCGTTCTTTTAATTGTACTTAAAGGTCAAAAATGTACTTTTTTTATTCTccctcttttatttttgttcttcGTTAATTCTTAGTACAAAATTTTTGAGGAAAGATCATGAGAATGTCGGTCATCCAGCAAATCAAACACAAATTGCTGATGAACTCGGGCAACTTCTGATTCATTGCATTGGTCTTCTAAACATTGGCTTATCACATGTTTGTAATTCCCCACTCGATAGCTTTGTTAGTCTTAATTTGCTTTTCTTGTATCTACACCCTATATTATGCACTTTTTTCGCATTTTAGAAAAGCTAAGAGTGTAAGTAAGAAGTCCTCATGAAATGACTAAGAGACTGAAAGGATACAACAAAAAGGTGGAAATCAAATAAGAAGGAAACGGAAGACGCTTGAACATGACGAAGCAAGCTGCAACATCAATATCTGAAACTTTGGGTGGGTGGGGAGAGTAAAATCACGGCACAGTTTTGTTCCTAAACAACGTTCTTTAATAAAGAAACATTCAGGGAGGATGAAAACgaaggaggaggagaaagaaagaagagttccgtttctttttcctttccttttgtttacAATGGTCCAATGCCTAGAAGTTTAATCCCACACGCAGAAAAGGAAATGGACTATAATTATCTTAAGCATATTAGATTGATCCTGCATGGCAGAAAATGGTACAAGTTACAAAAGAAGTACCAGAATTTCCACTCCAGTTGAAACCCCGTGTCAAGTGGAGCTTTCATAAcataaaaatagaaaagaagaaagagataaagagaaaaggaaaaggttTCTAGCTCCTCTCTTTAGCTTAAGATAGTAGTAGTGTAAAGATGTAGACTATCTTTCTTATCCTTTCAGTTCCCTCTTTTTTGGTAAATGTTTTCATCATTGGCTCTCGGCGGTATAAACTATGGCATTGTTAAAAGTAGTGAATTCTCATAGTAGAGGTTTATTCATGCATCATGAATTTAATACACAGCCCTGAAATTAAGTCCTCTCTATATGTTAAAGAAAAGGGTTTGTTTGACGGTGTTAGAATTTGTCCAACTGCAAAGACTAATAAATACGAGTGTGCATTTAAAACGATATATGAAGCATGAATTAAGGACATATCTGTGAGCATTAATTCTTCTTTTCAGTGCCGCTCGATTTATAGGagaatattatatatatattgattaaATTATGCTTTTCTTGCTAATGCACTACTGCTGGCTTAATAATATTTTGACACATAAGCTCAAATAACACTTTCGGGTCAAAAAAGTTGGAACTTACTTCTTTGATGTCAGTAGATGTGCACCCCATAATGAGCTCCTCCAACCCAGAAGCAGACCTTCCTCCGAGTTTATgatgttgttgttgttgtggctgttgctgctgctgctgatgTTGCTGCCGAAAGAACACATTAATGATTCAGATTTTTATAATACAAAACAaccaaacaataaaaaaaaagacataATCATCCATATGATCATGTATTGTCTGCAAAAAAACAAACCTATGGAAAGAGAAAATATAATTCCATGTGTGCACCTCTGCTGACACAAAAACcccttattttttgttttgtggttgacacaaaaaaaaacccTTCGTTTCCATTAAGTTACTGATATTAATTTTAGGGAGGTACGACCAAAAAGAGgagaaagatgaaaaaaaacagaagaaagAAACGAGGGTTTGGCTTATTTGGGGTTAAAGATCAACACTTTATTGCACCTGAAAATTATCAGTTGGGAGCATGAGTCTGGAGACATGGTGGAAGGAGTCGTCGTCGAGAATGACTGAAGTGTGATGAAGGGGCGGTGGAGAGATGATGGTTGAAATGGAGTGGGAAGGCCGAGTGATGTGGAATGCTGTTGTTGGAATCtgctgatgatgatgatgatgatggtgatGAAGCTCATGAGTCACGTGATGTTGCCTCTGGTGTTCAGGGATGTCACGCTCTTCGCACGTGCccactgctgctgctgctgctgcaacACCTGGACCTTCCCTTACAATTGAAGGCTCCCCAATTCCACCCTGCAAAACAAACaccatttaattttttaagcTCCCCACTCTACGTTGATTACATGTTACAAGAtcattttaacttttttttttttttttttgttttaggagaaaaaagaaaagaaaagaaagagttttggttcactttcatttctctgtCTTGCGTTTGTAATTTCCAATGGTGGTTGAACAACGGATTATACTTTAGTTAGCTGATGCATAGTTAATATCAAGCAAGTTTTAGCATAATTGTCAGGCTGCATACACAAGCAATGCGTATGGGAAAAGCAATCTTTGATGTTCTCTCCTTCACATGCAGGAATTTTGCATTCTTTGACTGTCACCTTACAAAAGCTAAGACTAtttcttttctctttattttccttttgtatATTCGGATCCTAAGCGTATACTTAGACCACCCCGAACATCTTCAGCTCTTTGGATACGTGATTTATCAtgaaataaagaagaaaagagaggctCTTGGGGAGATATCAAGAATTCAAAAAAACTGCGCATGACCATGCATGTATATATCCTTCTACTTTCGGTTACTTCGAAAGAAAGTAGGAGAGGAGTTGTCCAAATTAACCAACCACCATAACTATGACTAATCTTTGACCGAAAAATCTATCGACTTCAATGACCAAAACCAAAAGGGCTTCTTCTTCCAGAGACTAGACTAGTTGTTTGATTTTTGAGAAGGACGTGTGTGCGAATCCAATTCTTCTCATTTCCTGAAAACTATTGAACAGGAGTGCTATTGAATGAACAGTTTACCTCATCAAAGCTTTTCCTATATGGAAGAAAGCTAAATTGGTCAGCTTTCAATTGCTGAATGTCCAAAGCACCGTAACTTGATATTGCAGCACCAACAGCAGCAGCAGACAGTTCATCTCCATGACTAGTCATTATTTCCCTGGAAGAACAGCTTCCGCTTCCGCCACCGCTGTCTCTTCTAGTAATGGAATCATTTGTTCCTTCGCCTGCATTTGTGGTAGCCCTCTCCGTCCAGTTGCACTGCCTTGGCTGAGTTTGATAGAATATCTTGGAAACCACAAGCTCtccttctttctcttcttcatgCTGTCCCAAATGGTATTGGTGCATGACCCAATTAGTCTTCTCGGGTTTTCTATTTTTGCCGAAGTTTGTGTAGAGAACAAGAATCTTTTTGCAACCCTTTTGCTTGCCGTTCACCATGACCGGCCTAGTCTTGCCTGTCTTATGCCACCGGGTTTCTCCACCTTGCAAGTCGCATTCtgtttgaatttttcttctctttcttgtGCCAGTGGTGTAAGCCTTTGATGGTCTGTGGAAGAAATGCCTACTCAACCCATCTCTTGTAACTCCTGACAACAATTTAAGAAACGTACGTCGTACTGTAAAAGGTTGATAGATATCAAAGGTAGGTTAATACAGGTGTAACGAACGGAACTGCAAGATTAAGTGCATCTCTCTTGGAAGTACggacaaaaaataaaacaaacccTAGAACAATTCGTGTAAGTTTAACTAGTTCCATCTTCCAACTAAGAAAGAAGTAACTAGTAAAACCTAACTCACCATGGGCTAGTCTTAAAAGCAACCATATATGCCACCAAAGCGCAACTAACCTGGAAGTTTCTCAGGATGAGTATAGCAAATCCCATCTTCTCCTTCAATGGTGGGGATGAACTCATCAATCAAAGGATGTGATTTTGATTCTTTGCCTTCGACTTTGGCTTCAAGGTGCTCTATCAACTCCTGGTCTGTTGGATCAAATTTCACCCCGGCTGGTAGACCTACCCAGTCCTGCAAGCTCCAGTATCAGTAAACTTTAAAAATCATGAATACTACTTAAGGATCCTCAAGAATGAAACTCCTAGTAGTACATCAGGAAAGaacttttttgaaaaaaattttaaatttgggTTTTCTGTGGAAAAAGCCATCCTCAAGGTTCAAGAATGAATGAAAATTAAATCAGGCAATAAGAAAGCGGGAATAAAATTCTTATACTGGTCTGATTCTTCGTCAAAATCTTTTCAATGAAGCCAAGCAAGAATATTACACCAAAAAATAAGATTCAAAATCCGTAGTAGTAGTAGCTAGCCTGCCGTACCGGCTTTCCATCGAGCTTGTGACCACAACCAGGACAGTGCTTGGATCCGCACAACTGATGCTCCTCAAGCTTTGCATCTATGAGATCAGAACTGCTGATGCCCGACCCCAATTGATGACTCTGCAGACTCTTATTCATTTCTCTCAACTCTCtacttctcttctcttctcttccctTCTTCCGACGGTACGTTATCAAGAAGCACCTATAGCTTCAACTTCCATTAAGAAACAGACGAGCCCAGTAGCGATCCCACACCTTAATTCTTAGCTATATATGTATATTCTGCAAATGAAGCCTCTAGCCGGTACTAGAGCTGCCGCCTCGTTGATATCAAGCGATAGTATCTTGATGGATTCAATTCAAACGAGATGAAACTGCCAACTAAAGAGTACAACAAGGGAGGTATCAGCATAACTCTATCTACTAAGGATCGAATGGATGGagaatagaaaattttgaactttaAAATTTAGCACATATGATCATCAAGAAATACTAAGTGGGTCGTGAAAATTCGACCTTACAGAAAGATGGGTTGTAAAGAAGTGAAGAATTCATTACAAAGCTTAAAACTTTTTCTCGAAACAAAATCAAATGAACAACAAACTCTTTGAACATTAATATATATGAGTAATAGCAGAAATCATTTTTCTCTTTATATATGATGTTGGTTTGCGATAAGGGGCGGTTAGGAGGCCAAGAGGTGGAAGCGAAGGGGAAGAAAGAATATTagtaagaagaaagaaaggagaaaggagaggaaagaaaagaaaaaaaaaagaagaagaagaaaaactggGAGTCAAGTGGGCTTGAACTATAAAACCTGCTTTATCAGTTACCATGGAAAACACCGGAAATCTCTCTCCACTTTAACTGAAGAAGCCAGTACTGTGGTAAAGAAAAAGGCACCTCCTTCCTTCCCCTTCCCCTATTATACTCTTACCTTTAGGCTTTAATCTctctcccttctctctctctttctatcTCTTTGCTAATTTAAGAGCACAGCTAGTATAGAACAGCAGGCGGTTCCGtttcaaagagagagagagagaagacaGGAAAAAAGCAGATAGAACAAATTATCAACATCACAAGCTACTagcaagaaaaggaaagaaaacctCTAAGTTGGTTTATTTCCCCCCCTTAAAGCTTGAAGGGATGGCTTTGTTGTGTTGGATGATTAGTAGTGGTAgtaatagtagtagtagtaagAAAGTGTTACTACTCAAGAGTCTTTTGGGTCTTGGGGTAGAAAAAGCAAAAAGCTAAGAAACGGCCTTCTTAGCTGTTACAACATACTACTACTAATCTACACATACAACAAAGCAATCCCCATCCCACACTCAAAAGCAAGGCTAACCATATGTGTACTAGCACAACAATCACCATTATGCTTTATTTAATCAAGAAAGTCTCTTATTATATAAGTACGTATGTTGTCTCTGTTTTCTTAGTACTAATTAAAAAAGTGTTCATGTTGATATCAGTGTCAAATTCTTGCTAATAAGTTGTGGCATAAAATCTATTGTGAAGATAAAATAAATTAGTTGGTTATTTTGACCTAGGAAGATTTGAGAGTCCATCAATcaggaaatgaagaaaattgtCCAAGAACTTTGACAACTAATTGATCATCCCATGGACAAAATCCCTGGTgaggtgagtggtatatgattTTCTATGTCTGTGAGTACTGAGAGCTGCATACTGTTTTTAAATTAACTCGGATTGGACAGAAGGCGATTTTTCTAATTTAATtagcaaaaaaagaaattaatggtggtaaaaaaaaagggagaaaaatgaTAGAAACTCACATGGGTTTTGAGCTGGAGTGCTGATCATGATTCTACAGCCATGAATGTTGCagagagagaaagagggagAGAAGGGTACAAGATTGCTTGATATGCAAGGCAAATGAGCAGTATACTTGATGGACCACCACCAGCCTCCACCCTTGCATTGCATTCTGATAAAATCTCAGCTTTGTACTGTTAAATtaatgttaaaaaaaatcattaggACTTGAGTGATTAACAAGTGCTCCAACTAATTAGCTCATCCAAAAGACCAATACGGGacgaaaaaaataaagagaaagaatttgtttatgtgtttttttttttggagtaaacatttgtttatatttttatatccAGAGGTTATTCTAGCCATGACATTGTCcgtattttctaattttttttttcatctcatGTATTTCGCACTTGTACAACGTTATGGTATTTGCCTTGCACATCAAAGAATGCGACCCCACCACTACAAGATCTATCCtgccgtttttttttttttttgtccttttatttttaagatctCTCCTGCTTCACTAATATTTcctcactatttttttttttaaagagagAAAGTTGATTTGTAATTTTTGGGGACAACCCCTTCTCTTTTTGAAGGAATTCTCTTGGCATAAGTTGAATGGTAGGAAATAACTTGACTAGTTGATGGTCAATGGTTAATATttaggattaattttttatacactgacagtgtatacactttcacCAATGTTGCATGTGTGTCATATATCCAaacgtgatagtgtatacactgtcagtgcatataaaatttactctaatATTTACTATTTGGAGATTGACTAATTTGGTGTTCGaaattcattcttttttttttttgtttttctaatagTTTAAACATACTTGTATtacttccccccccccccccctcccgaTTCAAGAGAGACTCTAAAAttttgcaagaaaaaaaaaagaattatataTCCTCTCACTTTAATTACTATCAAAGACTAGTGTAATATATGGATCTATGTAAAATTGTTGCTTGCCTTATTTACCAAGGTACTTGATAAAGGTGGATGATAAATCATACATCAATAGCATTATTAAttaaaactaattaaaaagCTCTTCGACTATACAATATGAGATCACTACGACTAGGGTTTTGTTGTTGTGGGGTTTGTTAAGCATCCATGCTATGCTCTCCATcaaaatatttgtttaatggCATTCTTTCTTCCTggtcaaaaaataaatgatgaaGATGACTCCGGAGCGGTTTTTTGTTTGGAGCTAAGTAATGGCTATGATGAGAAATGTTAATCTGCTAGATATTTCCTTTTCGCAGCTAATTAAGAAACCATTCTACATCGATCCTAAGCTAGTACAAGAAATACCACCACAATTATgatgtcttcttcttcttcagaaTAAGAGAAGCAGACCTGAAATTCCTCTTTCTCCTTGAGTTGAGCACATGAAGTTCAACTCAAATCAGACGGCTGAAAATGCTTTTTCTCGAATGGCTGGCTAAACACCGTGCATAATATATATGAATGGGCATCCTTTAATTAGACTGTACATGTCTTTTTGTCCCAAAGAAAGGAAAGGGAGAAGGAAGAAGGATCTGAAACCGGTGAGAGTGAGACTATCTGCCAAGTTGACTGCTGACTGACCCACCATGGTGTCTTTGTAAATTAGAATAATTAATTGTATATATTTTACTATATGATATGAGATTGGTGGTGGGGTGTCGGTGTCTCCACACTCCCGCATGTGCCACAATCATCTTGGCATTCTGTGCAAACAACACCAGATGCATCAAATTTCGAGCGTACGGCACCTGCTGATTGAGAAGTTTCTCTGTTCttaaaaagcaaagaaagaaagaaagaaagaaagattatCTATCAGTACGATTCGCTGTTCTGTATACTGGGTTCTTTCTGTTTtgtattataaaaaataaagatgATGGATCGAATTGTTGTGGCTGATGTATCGATGATCATCCCATCCAATTCAGACTAGTGTTTGTTAAGTAGTAATTTTTACATAATCAATAATGTTGAAAAGACCAACCGAGACGTTGTTGTAAGTGGTGAGGAATGTGCTTTCTGAGCATGCATTCAACATCTCAACGAATTTGTATTAAGtagcaaaataataataataatgatttccaaatttgAAGGTAAAACTTAGTAATCCTCCTGGGGACATAAAATTGATTTCAGGTGGCTTTTCTGCTGTTAGGAAATTAGAGGCCGGAGCAGGTCAGGACGAGGACCTCAACTTTCATTTACTTATTATATAGACAGAGaagacaaagaaagaaaatctttTGATTATTCAAGCGACAACAAAAACTTAATAATACTATAAGTAATTAAATCCCTCTCCTTGCTGATCTTAATAATACAAGtacttgcttttattttattcttttagaAGTGAAGTGGTGAATGCATGCTACTAAATCTAATTTAACTGTATGTTTGAGATGAAATATTCCCCCCAACTAATAAGTGTACAAATTGAAcatgtcatatatatatatatatatatatatatatatatgtatgtatatatgctcATCAACCCCTTtatgctttttcctttttggtaTCGTTAATTGCAAGAACAGCCGTTTAGATATATATTGTAAATAAATTGGTTTTCCTTATACTGGGATTTCCATCGATCTAAAATGCCGTAAAATTAAAACGGAAAATTCGTTCATGTTTTGCTTTTTGAAAGTTGGGTGACAGGGgctgaaatttcaaatttggaGCCCTTAAGGTATATATTTGGGATTGGTTCCACCATTCTTTAGGGCGAAAAGTTTAAAGTAATTAactaaaaagaaattaaaaacaaaGATACGTGCAATCCTGTGAGGATTtgatttgagaaaaagaaaaatgaaaaagcaaCGCCGCAGCCCACTATGCTTCCTATACcaaaaagcttttttttttaaaaaaaaaaaaaattcaaaaaattgcTTCATTATCAGGTAAATGTTAATTTACAAACCTTGATGCATCGGAAATGAGGGTACCAAAATTTTATAAGAATTGATTATCCtcctctgtgtgtgtgtgtgtatatatatatatataatccaaaaaaaaaggaaaaaaaggaacgTGTTGCTTCTAATCTGTTTGTTGCTTCTTTAATCTACTGGGAATTTTGTTAACACCAAGTATTTCAACTAACTCATATTTCGTTCTTTAACAttagaaacaaaataaactgAGCCATTAAAatgacgaaaaaaaaaagaacctcaAACCCAATATATAATGGCGATAGAAAATTGCTTGGCATTGTTCACGcactctatatatatatatatataatatatatatatggttatGCCTCCACTTGTATTTGGCCATGTGACCTGTTTGCCATCCTCTAATGATTTGGTTATGAGCAGGCATGCCATCGCCCTCATCATTAAGCCAAAAGTGTTTAAAGACCTACATTACTTACTTTtacatattaattttttttttttctaattgtgGACGACTTTACTTTAGTTTGACACTTGATCTCAagatttctttttctcctttcaaTAGTTAGAAGGTAATTAAGGCTTTTTAGCATGTAGCAAaataggaattttttttttcatttaaatcATTTCGTAGAGCGACGAGAATTTCTAACTGGATGACTTTGGAAAGAGAAATGAGCTTTGGAAAGAGCGCAATCACAAGAAGCAAGAAGATAAGAAAATGCAGAAGATGGACAAAAGGGaagttgtgaaattttaattggCCATATATATGGTATGATGATACAT is part of the Coffea eugenioides isolate CCC68of chromosome 6, Ceug_1.0, whole genome shotgun sequence genome and encodes:
- the LOC113775791 gene encoding NAC domain-containing protein 75 → MNKSLQSHQLGSGISSSDLIDAKLEEHQLCGSKHCPGCGHKLDGKPDWVGLPAGVKFDPTDQELIEHLEAKVEGKESKSHPLIDEFIPTIEGEDGICYTHPEKLPGVTRDGLSRHFFHRPSKAYTTGTRKRRKIQTECDLQGGETRWHKTGKTRPVMVNGKQKGCKKILVLYTNFGKNRKPEKTNWVMHQYHLGQHEEEKEGELVVSKIFYQTQPRQCNWTERATTNAGEGTNDSITRRDSGGGSGSCSSREIMTSHGDELSAAAVGAAISSYGALDIQQLKADQFSFLPYRKSFDEGGIGEPSIVREGPGVAAAAAAVGTCEERDIPEHQRQHHVTHELHHHHHHHHQQIPTTAFHITRPSHSISTIISPPPLHHTSVILDDDSFHHVSRLMLPTDNFQQHQQQQQQPQQQQHHKLGGRSASGLEELIMGCTSTDIKEESSITNPQETEWLKYSSFWPDPDNPDHHG